Within the Echinicola sp. 20G genome, the region TAGACTTACAGCCTTGGCTGGTGGAAGGTTTGACCATACATTGGTGGACGGCTTTTATCGCATTAGTGACATAGAAAGATCTTCCGATGTGTCCACCAGTGTACTTAGCCCACGGGCCAATATCCTCTACGATATCAACCCCAAACTTCAGCTGAGAACTGGTTATGCAAGAGGGTTCAGGGCTCCACAAGCTTTTAACGAAGACCTTCATATCTCTTCTGTAGGTGGTGAACCAACCTTTGTAATCCTTTCGGACGATCTAAAAACAGAGCTATCGGATGCCTACACCCTTTCTATAAACTATTCCAGTAATTTTGGCGATACCCAATTCAGCTTTCTTGCAGAGGGATTCCACACCAAACTGAAAAGACCCTTTACCACTGTCAGCACCGGGGCCACTTTACCCAATGGTTCTATTTTGCAGGAAGTCCGAAACGGAACAGGTGCATCTGTGCAAGGAGGGAATTTTGAATTGAGCCTCTCCCCTTCTTCCAAATTGCTTTTCCAAGCAGGTGGAACACTTCAGCAGTCTGAATACCAAAATGAACAAGTCCTTTTTGAACCTGAGGAAGACAATGAAACAGAGCCTACGGTCAGCACCAAACAGTTTGTCCGTTCACCAAATGCCTATGGATACCTCGCTTCCAACTGGGCCATCAATGAGCACCTTGCACTAGACTTGACTGGAACTTATACGGGCTCCATGATCGTTCCCCATGTGATCAGTCCTACCGGATACCTGGACTTGGTGGACAGCAAAGCCTTTCTAGATGCTAATTTAAAGCTTTCCTACCATTTTGACCTGATGCAGGATTTTCACTTAGAGTTAAGTGGTGGGGTACAAAATATGTTTAACAGCTATCAAAATGATTTTGATCAAGGCCCTTTAAGGGATTCCAACTACATTTATGGCCCGGCTAGGCCAAGGACCTATTTCTTTGGAATCAAAATAGGGAACTTCCATTAAAGTTTCCCAACAAAAAAATGCAACACTCAAAGACCCTATTCATATTACTGATAATGTTTTTCTTGGGCAAGGATGTTCTTGCTCAGGAAAGCATTCAATGGCTCTCATTTGAGCAATTGGATGACTCCCTTTCCAAGCAGCCCAAGAAAGTTTTCATCGACTTCTATACGGATTGGTGTACCTATTGTAAAAAGATGGACCGTAAAGTATTCACCAAGCCTGAAGTCATCCAAAAAATTAACAGCGAATTTTATGCAGTTAGAATGGATGCTGAAAGCCGGGACACCATCCAATTTGATAGGCATGTATTTTTCAATCGACAAGCGACTGACAAGAGGGCTGGCATCCATGACCTGGCCATGTTATTAGGCCAAAGAAATGGAACATTTGCCCCTCCTACTATGATTGTGCTG harbors:
- a CDS encoding thioredoxin family protein, with translation MQHSKTLFILLIMFFLGKDVLAQESIQWLSFEQLDDSLSKQPKKVFIDFYTDWCTYCKKMDRKVFTKPEVIQKINSEFYAVRMDAESRDTIQFDRHVFFNRQATDKRAGIHDLAMLLGQRNGTFAPPTMIVLDNDFKVLDRRFEYLYSQKLMEWLSNFE